Proteins co-encoded in one Brassica oleracea var. oleracea cultivar TO1000 chromosome C4, BOL, whole genome shotgun sequence genomic window:
- the LOC106339790 gene encoding putative phosphatidylinositol N-acetylglucosaminyltransferase subunit C has product MDNYLAGNSPPPPPPPPRPKWRKVAYGGMQIGYDDNYTDETFLEEMVMNANVVRRDLLKVMKDSVSISQYLCIVALVVLVWFHTLQSSLDESSLLLLDLSLLALGFLVLLLTEEKMLSLRLLLRYVINITFFTTGLYVLAPVYQTLTRSISSDSIWAVTVSLLLLHLFLHDYSGSTIRAPGALKSPSLTSCISVNASVVASVFVASRLPSRGHVFAVMLFSLQVFLFAPLVAYCIKKFSFGLHLGFSFALMGLTLYSVYALHSLFFVLFLVLVVVVNVVCPYWLIRMQEYKFEINGPWDEAKLCFDITD; this is encoded by the coding sequence ATGGACAATTACCTCGCCGGAAACTCTCCTCCTCCTCCTCCTCCTCCTCCCAGACCCAAATGGCGCAAAGTAGCCTACGGAGGGATGCAGATCGGATACGACGACAACTACACCGACGAAACCTTCCTCGAGGAAATGGTAATGAACGCCAACGTCGTCCGCCGCGACTTACTCAAAGTGATGAAAGACTCAGTCTCAATCTCCCAATACCTCTGCATCGTCGCCCTCGTCGTCCTCGTCTGGTTCCACACTCTCCAATCATCTCTCGACGAAAGCTCCCTCCTCCTCCTCGATCTCTCCCTCCTAGCGCTAGGCTTCTTGGTCCTCCTCCTAACCGAAGAGAAAATGCTCTCTCTGCGCCTCCTCCTGCGCTACGTAATCAACATCACGTTCTTCACTACAGGACTCTACGTGTTAGCTCCTGTCTACCAGACGCTGACGAGATCGATAAGCTCCGATTCGATCTGGGCCGTGACTGTGTCCCTCCTCTTGCTCCATCTCTTCTTGCACGATTACTCCGGGTCCACGATCAGAGCCCCCGGAGCGTTGAAGAGCCCGAGTTTGACGAGCTGTATATCGGTTAACGCTTCGGTTGTTGCGTCGGTGTTTGTCGCTTCGAGGCTTCCTTCGAGGGGACATGTGTTCGCTGTGATGCTCTTCTCGCTCCAAGTGTTTCTGTTTGCTCCGCTTGTTGCTTACTGCATCAAGAAGTTCTCGTTTGGGTTGCATTTGGGCTTCTCGTTTGCGTTGATGGGTTTGACGCTCTACTCTGTTTATGCGCTGCATAGTCTCTTCTTTGTTCTGTTTCTTGTGCTTGTGGTTGTTGTTAATGTTGTGTGCCCTTATTGGTTGATAAGGATGCAGGAGTATAAGTTTGAGATTAATGGTCCTTGGGATGAGGCTAAGCTTTGTTTTGATATTACTGATTGA
- the LOC106341060 gene encoding RING-H2 finger protein ATL38, with product MPADDMPQPGFETNESDLAIMVVTALTFSIFIVGLASVCYRWTARRFYTDEQSVNLSTHPEHELRTVRRGTTRRGIDAAIVESFQTFLYSEVKEQRIGKGGVECVVCLCEFQDDDRLSLMPNCCHVYHADCVSVWLSDHSTCPLCRVDLVFQQGQGSDPDPELGVVDTTEARLSESMMWTNRSRPLRSRSMRLPHCRVSDISLSRSHSTGHCVAEPVENLDRFTLRLPDGVRRRLIKKTLVRSSCGLYRSRSVGSRSQRSVFSEQWCNYNNHRRIHSMTLSFTDHLRVWLAGDVVAPPNSEQSSRELRPDDLV from the coding sequence ATGCCGGCGGACGATATGCCACAGCCAGGATTCGAGACAAATGAAAGCGACCTAGCCATCATGGTGGTAACGGCTCTAACCTTCTCCATCTTCATCGTGGGTTTGGCTTCGGTTTGCTATCGCTGGACCGCTCGCAGGTTTTACACGGACGAGCAATCCGTAAACCTGTCTACACACCCCGAACATGAACTCCGGACCGTGAGGAGGGGTACGACGAGGCGTGGGATCGACGCAGCGATCGTGGAATCGTTTCAGACGTTTCTATACTCTGAGGTGAAGGAGCAGAGGATTGGTAAAGGCGGGGTCGAGTGTGTGGTGTGTCTTTGTGAGTTCCAAGACGATGATAGGCTGAGTTTGATGCCTAATTGTTGTCACGTGTATCATGCTGATTGCGTAAGTGTCTGGCTCTCTGATCACTCCACGTGTCCACTCTGCCGTGTGGATCTTGTCTTCCAACAGGGTCAGGGAAGCGACCCGGATCCTGAACTAGGAGTTGTAGATACTACAGAAGCGCGTTTGTCTGAAAGTATGATGTGGACTAATAGAAGCAGACCACTTCGGTCTAGGTCGATGAGATTGCCCCATTGCCGAGTCTCTGATATATCATTATCGAGATCTCATTCGACCGGACATTGTGTGGCTGAACCGGTGGAGAATTTGGACCGGTTTACACTCCGGTTACCAGATGGTGTACGGAGGAGACTGATAAAGAAGACGCTGGTGAGAAGCTCGTGTGGTTTGTACAGAAGCAGAAGTGTCGGAAGCAGAAGCCAGAGGAGTGTCTTCTCAGAACAATGGTGTAACTACAATAACCATCGGCGGATACATTCGATGACTCTCTCCTTCACTGATCATCTTCGTGTATGGTTGGCAGGAGATGTGGTGGCTCCGCCGAACAGTGAGCAGTCATCTAGAGAACTCCGACCAGATGACCTAGTGTAA